A portion of the Parachlamydia sp. AcF125 genome contains these proteins:
- a CDS encoding small basic protein, which yields MSRHPSFGSSSKVATKRNVLKRFERIDVLRKLGRWKDGENKRVTGLPKTLIQQ from the coding sequence ATGTCTAGACACCCAAGCTTCGGCAGCTCAAGCAAAGTAGCCACTAAGCGTAATGTTTTGAAACGATTTGAAAGAATTGATGTTTTGCGTAAATTAGGCCGCTGGAAAGATGGTGAAAATAAGCGTGTAACAGGTCTTCCCAAAACACTTATTCAACAATAA
- a CDS encoding F-box protein: MMLRLDPFAYLPEEVSLRILSFLKLPEIGMCSQVCKEWDRLASDNSLWKKVYPAMNVEAETDLKKYLIKRVVQSQDEILRQAEKFVKESLPGQKGQFVCVFPFNPEFSVVIDLDLSYPHPAKKKGGRKDFCLFAKVLPKESPSTVNQFSTTVQKRRKLRKITANYPLDLENTCIRLAEMIHFF, translated from the coding sequence ATGATGTTACGATTAGACCCGTTTGCCTATCTTCCAGAAGAGGTTAGCTTGCGGATTTTAAGCTTTCTAAAATTACCTGAAATCGGGATGTGTTCTCAAGTATGTAAAGAATGGGATCGATTAGCCAGCGATAATAGCCTGTGGAAAAAGGTGTATCCAGCAATGAATGTAGAGGCGGAGACCGATCTAAAAAAATATTTAATTAAACGAGTTGTGCAATCTCAGGATGAAATTTTGAGACAGGCGGAAAAATTTGTAAAAGAAAGCCTGCCGGGCCAAAAAGGGCAGTTTGTTTGCGTTTTTCCTTTTAATCCTGAATTTAGCGTGGTGATAGATCTAGACCTCTCCTATCCCCATCCAGCAAAAAAGAAAGGGGGAAGAAAAGATTTTTGCCTTTTTGCGAAAGTACTTCCGAAAGAATCTCCCTCAACGGTTAACCAGTTTTCTACTACCGTGCAAAAGCGAAGAAAATTAAGAAAAATTACCGCCAATTATCCGCTAGACTTAGAAAATACTTGCATTCGCCTGGCTGAAATGATTCATTTCTTTTAA
- a CDS encoding adenylate kinase has protein sequence MNKFLVGFYSLMISLISLSVFAQPSEQSVQSGRTIWILLGPPGSGKGTQAVQLSQQLQVIHVSTGELLREHIKKKTSLGEKAEGYIRAGKLVPDELVMEILFDRISKPDSQKGVLLDGFPRTLAQAETLEKQLKGNERIVVFNLEVPDQVIVKRAEGRLTCTKGSHIFNRHFSPPKKEGVCDVCGGELTRRADDDPQVVQQRLKVYHDQTAPLVEFYQKRKALISINGEATPDQVFANLMTHVNALNAQ, from the coding sequence ATGAACAAATTTTTGGTAGGATTTTACTCTCTTATGATCTCTCTCATTTCTCTTTCAGTATTTGCACAACCTTCAGAACAATCCGTGCAATCAGGTAGAACGATCTGGATTCTTTTAGGCCCTCCAGGTTCAGGAAAGGGGACCCAAGCCGTACAGCTTTCACAGCAACTACAGGTGATACATGTTTCTACAGGGGAACTTTTACGTGAGCATATCAAGAAAAAGACCTCCTTAGGAGAAAAGGCAGAGGGGTACATTCGAGCCGGAAAGCTGGTGCCCGACGAGCTGGTAATGGAAATCTTATTTGATCGAATTTCCAAACCGGATAGCCAAAAAGGGGTATTATTAGATGGGTTCCCGCGCACGCTTGCCCAGGCCGAAACACTTGAGAAGCAATTGAAAGGGAATGAGCGTATTGTTGTCTTTAACTTAGAGGTACCCGATCAGGTAATCGTGAAAAGGGCTGAGGGACGGTTAACTTGTACGAAAGGGAGCCATATTTTTAATCGCCATTTCTCTCCCCCAAAGAAAGAAGGGGTTTGCGACGTATGTGGGGGGGAGCTCACGCGCCGTGCAGATGATGATCCCCAGGTTGTTCAACAAAGATTGAAAGTTTATCATGATCAAACGGCTCCTCTTGTGGAATTTTATCAAAAAAGAAAAGCATTAATCTCTATTAATGGAGAGGCGACGCCTGATCAAGTTTTTGCAAACCTCATGACCCATGTCAATGCTTTAAATGCCCAGTAA
- a CDS encoding LysM peptidoglycan-binding domain-containing protein — MSTTKKYLHQIRRLSQALILSFALNIGLTALFIYWVVKERPPTPYCELKPADLHSLQPPLAMDKSNGEMIRHFQKMSLQQLLTKLGNKQLVENGYTQRDLAVGCLVTFHYFDLTKALLGLPQPAQQRTIAFESESGKKTEKIYVYPGLTDVHYQAIMRYALTEQWPMTSEGLFLLLQKAKGQHDPSLADAFYLTQEFLAVEMLFNRAEVAIPKKELLQVLIEGNWLLLSAFLQQQKVSQDLSVARRQRFLLDYIQQNSPTAAQLILKTDGLFALKKLNDCHVLEVLRLLKEKSPLTEQFALDLLASPRSDAVWELAARRLYEQAGEPIPEKYTHQAALARFMPQKSGTQEVAEVKIKEPTIPPMIEKTSIAKEVPIAPMVKQPPAKVVVKKATPTSPNRLYFVQEGDTLWKIAARFKVDVETLKKYNRLKSDALKVGEPLRIPT; from the coding sequence ATGTCCACAACTAAAAAATACCTTCATCAAATTCGAAGATTAAGCCAAGCTTTGATTCTCAGTTTTGCCTTGAATATTGGCCTTACTGCCCTATTTATCTACTGGGTTGTCAAAGAACGCCCGCCCACTCCTTATTGTGAATTAAAGCCTGCCGATTTGCACTCTCTTCAACCCCCTTTAGCTATGGACAAAAGCAATGGCGAAATGATTCGCCATTTCCAAAAAATGTCCTTACAACAGCTTTTAACCAAACTTGGAAATAAACAACTGGTCGAAAATGGATACACACAAAGAGATTTGGCTGTAGGCTGCCTTGTCACCTTTCATTATTTCGATCTCACTAAAGCTTTATTGGGCCTTCCTCAACCCGCCCAACAAAGGACGATCGCTTTTGAGAGTGAATCAGGAAAAAAAACAGAAAAAATTTACGTCTACCCTGGGCTAACAGATGTTCATTATCAGGCTATTATGCGCTACGCTCTCACTGAACAGTGGCCGATGACTTCAGAGGGGCTTTTTCTTTTATTGCAAAAAGCAAAGGGACAACATGATCCTTCCCTAGCTGATGCCTTTTATTTAACCCAAGAATTTTTAGCTGTCGAAATGCTTTTCAATCGCGCTGAGGTGGCCATTCCAAAGAAAGAGCTTTTGCAAGTTTTGATTGAGGGAAACTGGCTATTGCTTTCGGCTTTTTTACAACAACAAAAAGTTTCTCAGGACCTTTCTGTAGCTCGCAGGCAACGGTTTTTACTCGATTATATTCAGCAAAACTCCCCTACTGCTGCTCAATTGATTTTAAAGACAGATGGTTTATTTGCGCTGAAAAAGCTCAATGATTGTCATGTATTAGAAGTTTTACGGCTACTCAAAGAAAAGAGCCCTCTTACAGAGCAGTTCGCCCTTGACCTTCTGGCTAGCCCTAGAAGCGATGCTGTGTGGGAGCTCGCCGCTCGCCGTCTCTACGAGCAGGCAGGTGAACCAATTCCCGAAAAATACACGCATCAAGCCGCATTAGCCCGTTTTATGCCCCAAAAAAGTGGGACCCAGGAAGTAGCCGAAGTAAAAATAAAAGAGCCTACGATACCCCCCATGATTGAAAAAACCTCGATTGCTAAAGAGGTACCGATAGCGCCTATGGTGAAACAGCCACCTGCAAAAGTCGTGGTCAAAAAAGCCACTCCCACTTCTCCCAATCGGTTGTACTTTGTACAAGAAGGGGATACTTTATGGAAAATTGCAGCGCGCTTCAAGGTTGATGTGGAGACTTTAAAAAAATACAACCGTTTAAAATCCGATGCATTAAAAGTGGGAGAGCCCTTACGAATTCCCACTTGA
- the ybeY gene encoding rRNA maturation RNase YbeY — MKIRITDRQKLLKLPKTSIKRIVQEVIGLEKVICHEVSVHFISDNQMREMHGHYFNDPTSTDCISFPLDGPEEMHYRVLGEIFVCPETALKYTEQHGGDSYMETVLYIIHGLLHLIGYDDIKKSDRDAMRAAEKKHLNHLATLGLLSNPIPN; from the coding sequence GTGAAGATTCGTATCACAGATCGACAAAAGCTCTTAAAACTCCCCAAAACCTCTATCAAAAGAATTGTTCAAGAGGTTATCGGTTTGGAAAAAGTAATATGCCACGAAGTCTCTGTCCACTTCATTTCAGATAATCAAATGCGTGAAATGCACGGCCACTATTTTAATGACCCCACTTCCACCGACTGCATCTCTTTTCCCCTGGATGGTCCCGAAGAAATGCATTATCGGGTTTTAGGAGAGATTTTCGTATGCCCTGAAACCGCTCTTAAATATACCGAGCAGCATGGAGGAGATTCTTATATGGAAACGGTCTTGTATATTATTCACGGGCTTCTGCATCTTATAGGATATGACGATATCAAAAAGTCGGACCGTGACGCCATGCGAGCCGCAGAGAAAAAGCATCTCAACCACCTCGCCACGTTAGGCTTGCTTTCAAACCCCATACCAAACTGA
- a CDS encoding hemolysin family protein: MSIALTFTVSLFFLAGAFFLTALNSALSRLHKINSKLENFPSYFFYHRFHQYAFPKHHEDALFFAITSAQNLCRFCYAFSIFLFLLEIFPERFQALLKGELSLFALGGAIILAFLFLFSSFLIADYFPRILGTRFPQPMWRLGGFISSIFLFLAFPISSIFLKFSEKLSRTVYFNHLHEPTPKTKQEIIQLIEESQVSPLLDLDDKKLIESVLGFKERIAREVMVPRVDIFSLSVETTIKEAIKLLEKEGYSRIPVYRNTVDNIVGVLMYKDLMAKYMEYEQNNKDPQIIAAPIETIQKNVLYSPETKKISALLQEFRKKQVHLAIIVDEYGGTEGIVTIEDILEEIVGDIADEYDDEEELFIPQADGSWIMDARMSILDIDEQLDIKIPQESEYDTIGGYIFHCTGAIPSKGFIIHRDHFEIEILQSNDRCVEKVKLRPIPHFKEISSQA, from the coding sequence TTGTCCATTGCTCTTACATTCACAGTTTCGTTATTTTTTTTAGCCGGAGCTTTTTTTTTAACAGCTTTAAATAGCGCCTTAAGTCGTCTTCACAAAATTAACAGCAAACTCGAAAATTTCCCTTCCTATTTTTTTTACCACCGTTTTCACCAGTACGCTTTCCCGAAACACCATGAGGATGCCTTGTTTTTTGCCATTACAAGCGCTCAAAACTTATGCCGTTTTTGCTACGCCTTTTCTATTTTTCTTTTCCTATTAGAAATTTTCCCCGAACGTTTTCAAGCTCTATTAAAGGGGGAACTTTCTCTCTTTGCCTTAGGAGGAGCGATCATTTTAGCTTTCTTGTTTCTATTTTCCTCCTTTTTAATCGCCGACTATTTCCCCCGCATTTTAGGAACCCGCTTTCCCCAACCCATGTGGCGTCTGGGAGGCTTTATCTCTTCTATTTTTCTTTTTTTAGCTTTTCCTATTTCATCCATTTTTCTGAAATTTTCAGAAAAATTATCACGTACGGTGTATTTTAATCATTTACATGAACCTACTCCTAAAACCAAACAAGAGATCATACAACTTATTGAGGAATCCCAGGTAAGCCCATTACTAGATTTGGATGATAAAAAACTCATTGAATCCGTACTGGGGTTTAAGGAAAGGATTGCCCGTGAAGTGATGGTACCCCGTGTCGATATTTTTAGCCTGTCCGTCGAAACAACCATCAAAGAAGCCATTAAATTATTAGAAAAAGAAGGTTATAGCCGCATTCCCGTTTATCGCAATACAGTAGATAATATTGTAGGGGTTCTCATGTATAAAGATCTGATGGCCAAATACATGGAATACGAACAAAATAATAAAGATCCACAGATTATCGCGGCTCCGATTGAGACCATTCAAAAAAACGTCCTATATTCCCCCGAAACAAAAAAAATTTCAGCCCTTTTGCAAGAATTTCGTAAAAAGCAAGTCCACTTAGCCATTATCGTCGATGAATATGGTGGGACAGAAGGAATTGTGACGATTGAGGATATTTTAGAAGAGATCGTAGGGGATATCGCAGACGAATACGACGATGAAGAAGAACTCTTTATTCCCCAGGCTGATGGGTCCTGGATTATGGACGCGCGCATGAGTATCTTGGACATCGATGAACAATTAGACATCAAAATCCCCCAAGAGAGCGAATATGACACGATTGGCGGCTACATTTTCCATTGCACGGGAGCAATTCCCTCAAAAGGATTTATTATCCATCGAGACCATTTTGAAATCGAAATCCTGCAATCTAACGATCGGTGTGTAGAAAAAGTTAAGTTGCGTCCTATTCCCCATTTCAAAGAAATTTCCTCGCAAGCTTAA
- the ubiE gene encoding bifunctional demethylmenaquinone methyltransferase/2-methoxy-6-polyprenyl-1,4-benzoquinol methylase UbiE, translating into MSKYTKDNPTSIQKMFGSIAQNYDKTNAILSFQMHKKWNQELVRHVRRDDESEVFLDLCCGTGDIAFTYLAQSKKMRKVYLLDFCQEMLECAKEKSLQKGFERYPISYLQADAKKIPLEAKTVSLATLAYGIRNIQNPQECFREVYRVLVPGGRFGILELTRPQNRLLRFGHQIYLKTILPLLGKWLTNNKAAYQYLCSSIHTFVPPSEISRMLQEEGFQQITLTPLFGGVATLFICQKPLLQVENQSP; encoded by the coding sequence ATGAGCAAATATACTAAAGATAACCCTACAAGCATTCAAAAAATGTTTGGGAGCATTGCTCAAAACTATGACAAGACAAATGCCATTCTCTCTTTTCAAATGCATAAAAAATGGAATCAAGAGTTAGTGCGGCATGTGCGTAGGGATGATGAATCGGAGGTTTTTCTCGACCTTTGCTGCGGGACAGGTGACATTGCCTTTACCTACTTAGCCCAATCTAAAAAAATGAGGAAAGTTTATCTTCTCGATTTTTGCCAAGAAATGTTAGAGTGCGCAAAAGAAAAATCGTTGCAAAAAGGATTTGAGCGTTACCCCATCTCTTATCTACAAGCAGATGCCAAAAAAATCCCCTTAGAAGCTAAAACCGTGTCTTTGGCCACCCTAGCCTATGGAATTCGAAATATCCAAAATCCTCAAGAGTGTTTTCGTGAGGTATATCGGGTTCTCGTACCAGGAGGAAGATTTGGAATTTTAGAACTCACCAGACCTCAAAATCGTTTATTGCGTTTTGGCCATCAAATCTATCTTAAAACAATTCTTCCTCTGCTGGGAAAATGGTTAACAAATAATAAAGCAGCCTATCAGTATCTTTGCTCTAGCATTCACACTTTTGTCCCACCTAGCGAGATTTCACGCATGCTTCAAGAAGAAGGCTTCCAGCAGATTACTTTAACTCCCCTATTTGGTGGTGTGGCGACTTTATTTATCTGCCAAAAACCCCTTCTTCAGGTTGAGAATCAATCGCCTTAA
- a CDS encoding DUF3604 domain-containing protein: MRRSICYCDPHHAYAGEVNTWKFIYTTAVALPKKTRLKFDLMSEGRDIDWEIPSANLKKGKNVIYAELENGKLLTAIEIEIPERFAPQFEFTLPDKVEAGSTITFIVGAPKLDDDSRYKKGTRAQTTAQRRRSFLLYVDPSGKGHYEDPEVFSLDIRGNALSTLKVITPSFVTRNKRFDVIVRFEDQFGNLTSNAPEDTLIELSYEQLRENLTWKLFVPETGFITLPNLYFNEPGIYTIQLLNTKTNQVFKSSPIKCFSESSQSLFWGLLHGESERIDSTENIENCLRHIRDEKAFNFFGTSCFENIEETSNEVWKLITQNIAEFDETDRFTTFLGFQWQGEPTEEGIRQIVYAKEGKQILRKKDTKYNSLKKIYKSFSPKELISIPCFTMAKGFDFNFKEFDPEFERVVEIYNAWGSSECTKKEGNPRPIQAQGKAGVQETAEGSIQKALQNNHRFGFVAGGLDDRGIYAEFFRGDQTQYSPGLTGIIAPEHSRNALMEALYKRSCYATTGERIIVGLYLAGMPMGSEMDTSEKHGLVVNRHISGYVAGTAPLKSVEIIRNGTVIHTLKSNTYFLNFTYDDMASLSKVCITPKDKKPPFVYYYLRVIQEDGNIAWSSPIWVDLVPLKPSPKKNSKVQAKPTKKMAVIEDDLNEEEGDEDFDSYEDEDEQEE, translated from the coding sequence ATGCGTCGATCTATTTGTTATTGCGACCCTCATCATGCTTATGCTGGGGAGGTCAACACTTGGAAATTTATTTATACAACTGCTGTTGCGTTGCCAAAAAAAACCCGTCTTAAATTTGATTTGATGAGCGAAGGACGAGACATTGATTGGGAAATCCCTTCAGCTAATTTGAAGAAAGGAAAAAATGTTATCTATGCAGAGCTGGAAAATGGAAAGCTCTTGACAGCTATTGAAATCGAAATTCCCGAAAGGTTTGCCCCGCAGTTTGAATTTACACTTCCAGACAAGGTTGAAGCTGGCTCAACCATTACATTTATTGTAGGAGCACCCAAATTAGATGACGACTCTCGTTACAAAAAAGGAACGCGCGCGCAAACGACAGCCCAAAGACGACGTTCTTTCCTCCTGTATGTTGATCCGAGTGGTAAAGGCCATTACGAAGATCCAGAAGTGTTTTCCCTGGATATTCGAGGGAATGCTTTAAGTACTCTAAAAGTCATTACGCCTTCTTTCGTCACGCGCAACAAACGTTTTGATGTTATCGTCCGTTTTGAAGACCAATTTGGGAATTTAACCAGCAATGCCCCCGAAGATACCCTCATCGAGCTTTCTTATGAACAGCTGCGGGAAAACCTTACCTGGAAGCTTTTCGTACCAGAAACCGGTTTTATTACCTTGCCTAATCTCTATTTCAACGAACCTGGAATTTATACCATCCAGCTTTTGAATACAAAAACCAACCAAGTGTTTAAATCTTCTCCGATTAAATGCTTTTCTGAAAGCAGCCAAAGCCTTTTTTGGGGTTTATTGCATGGAGAATCAGAGAGAATTGACTCCACTGAAAATATTGAGAACTGCCTACGCCATATCCGGGACGAAAAAGCTTTTAACTTTTTTGGAACATCCTGTTTTGAAAATATTGAAGAAACTTCTAATGAAGTATGGAAATTAATTACGCAAAATATTGCCGAATTTGATGAAACCGACCGCTTTACCACATTTTTGGGCTTCCAATGGCAAGGAGAACCTACCGAAGAAGGGATCAGGCAAATCGTTTATGCAAAAGAAGGCAAGCAAATTTTGCGTAAAAAGGATACTAAGTATAATTCTTTGAAAAAAATTTATAAAAGCTTTTCTCCTAAGGAACTGATCTCTATTCCCTGCTTCACAATGGCAAAAGGGTTTGATTTTAATTTTAAAGAGTTTGATCCTGAATTTGAACGAGTGGTGGAAATATACAATGCCTGGGGATCTTCAGAATGTACAAAGAAAGAAGGCAATCCTCGCCCCATCCAAGCCCAAGGAAAAGCGGGCGTGCAAGAAACAGCAGAGGGCTCTATCCAAAAAGCCTTGCAAAATAACCATCGTTTCGGATTTGTGGCAGGTGGATTAGATGATCGCGGCATTTATGCAGAGTTTTTCCGAGGCGACCAAACCCAATACTCACCCGGTTTAACAGGAATTATCGCTCCAGAACACTCCCGAAATGCATTGATGGAAGCTTTATATAAACGCTCTTGTTATGCGACTACAGGTGAAAGAATTATTGTAGGTCTCTATCTGGCCGGCATGCCGATGGGTAGTGAAATGGACACTTCTGAAAAACATGGATTGGTTGTTAACCGGCACATTTCAGGTTATGTAGCAGGCACTGCGCCTTTAAAATCTGTAGAAATCATTCGAAATGGGACTGTCATTCACACCTTAAAATCAAATACTTACTTTTTGAATTTCACGTATGATGATATGGCTTCTTTAAGTAAGGTGTGCATCACTCCTAAAGATAAGAAACCCCCATTCGTTTACTACTATCTACGCGTTATCCAAGAAGATGGGAATATCGCTTGGAGTTCTCCCATTTGGGTTGATCTTGTGCCCTTAAAACCTTCCCCTAAGAAAAATTCAAAAGTACAGGCTAAGCCTACCAAAAAAATGGCTGTCATTGAGGATGATTTAAATGAGGAAGAAGGCGACGAGGACTTTGATAGCTATGAGGACGAGGATGAGCAGGAAGAATAA
- a CDS encoding AMP-binding protein: protein MQVDWLSPKNEILINPHYPKQVHEKIAEALQSCFNLDSHVCVATSGSTAEANTFPKMALLSKEGILVSAQAVNKHLECSKIDRWIHPLPDFHVGGLGIWARSFLSNSTVYAFREKWNPHAFWEFATQHEGTLTSLVPTQLFDLVTHRLSSPPSLRAIVVGGGRLNEFLYEEARALGWNVLPSYGLTECASQVATASLSSLKKNHYPSLSILSHVEVSVDREMIALKSPSLLTFYLESSHQSIKLVDPKIEGIFRTEDRGRIDNDNQALEVLGRDQNFFKIGGESVNFGNLEKILEQTKMHLQFSSDAVLIPYPDERLGYVIHLVAELDSRQVEYLTEGFNQAVLPYEKIRKVHRVKTFPRSPIGKLLRNALLEILG from the coding sequence ATGCAGGTTGATTGGCTTTCTCCAAAAAATGAAATTCTCATAAATCCCCACTACCCTAAGCAGGTACACGAGAAAATTGCTGAAGCTCTTCAGAGTTGTTTTAATTTAGATAGCCATGTGTGTGTGGCGACTTCTGGCTCCACAGCTGAGGCTAATACCTTTCCTAAAATGGCTTTGCTTTCAAAAGAGGGGATATTGGTTTCAGCTCAGGCTGTTAATAAGCATCTGGAATGCAGCAAGATAGATCGTTGGATACATCCTTTACCCGATTTTCATGTAGGTGGGCTAGGGATTTGGGCTCGAAGCTTTCTTTCAAACTCTACTGTTTATGCGTTTAGAGAAAAATGGAATCCGCATGCTTTTTGGGAATTTGCCACTCAGCACGAAGGGACGTTAACTTCGTTAGTTCCTACGCAACTATTTGATTTAGTTACCCATAGGCTTTCTTCACCTCCAAGTTTACGAGCTATTGTGGTAGGAGGAGGAAGATTGAATGAGTTTTTATATGAAGAAGCGCGCGCATTGGGTTGGAACGTTTTGCCTAGTTATGGGTTGACTGAATGTGCTTCTCAAGTTGCGACTGCCAGTTTAAGTAGCTTAAAAAAAAACCATTACCCCTCTCTTTCTATTTTATCCCATGTGGAAGTTTCGGTTGATAGAGAAATGATTGCTTTGAAGAGCCCATCCCTACTTACATTTTATCTTGAGTCGAGCCACCAAAGCATAAAACTTGTCGATCCCAAAATTGAGGGAATTTTTCGGACTGAAGATCGGGGCAGGATTGATAATGATAATCAAGCCTTAGAGGTGCTTGGGAGAGACCAAAATTTCTTTAAAATTGGGGGAGAAAGTGTTAATTTTGGAAATTTAGAAAAAATTTTAGAGCAAACCAAAATGCACCTTCAATTCAGTTCAGACGCGGTTTTAATCCCTTATCCAGACGAGCGATTAGGATACGTGATACATCTGGTTGCCGAGCTAGATTCTCGCCAGGTGGAATATCTGACAGAGGGATTTAATCAGGCGGTGTTGCCCTATGAAAAAATCCGGAAAGTTCATCGCGTAAAGACCTTTCCTCGATCTCCAATAGGGAAGCTGCTGCGGAACGCGCTTTTAGAAATCCTTGGGTAA
- the tadA gene encoding tRNA adenosine(34) deaminase TadA produces the protein MSAFPFAIIPQDEDEKFMLEALKQAWKAFQAKEVPVGAVLVYQGKVIARGYNQVELLRDATAHAEVLCITAGEAALSNWRLGQCKLYCTIEPCAMCAGAMLLSRVEELVWGAPDIRHGANGSWVNLLNIPHPTHQIKVKSGILKEPCASLMKQFFQMRRLENTKVNGISQGELETG, from the coding sequence ATGTCAGCTTTTCCTTTTGCCATTATTCCCCAAGATGAAGACGAGAAGTTCATGCTGGAAGCTTTAAAACAGGCTTGGAAAGCTTTTCAAGCAAAAGAAGTTCCTGTAGGAGCCGTCTTAGTCTATCAGGGAAAGGTTATTGCCAGAGGTTATAATCAAGTCGAATTACTGCGCGATGCGACAGCCCATGCCGAGGTGTTGTGTATCACAGCAGGGGAAGCTGCCCTATCAAATTGGCGGTTAGGCCAATGCAAACTGTATTGTACAATAGAGCCATGTGCGATGTGTGCTGGCGCTATGTTGCTTTCTCGGGTGGAAGAATTGGTTTGGGGAGCTCCTGACATTCGCCATGGAGCGAATGGGAGTTGGGTAAATTTGCTGAACATTCCCCACCCCACGCATCAAATCAAGGTCAAAAGTGGTATCTTAAAAGAGCCTTGTGCTTCACTCATGAAACAATTTTTTCAAATGCGTCGCTTAGAAAATACAAAAGTAAATGGGATTTCTCAAGGTGAGTTGGAAACAGGTTGA